AGCATCTCGGGCTGCAAAAAATAGCAAGTGTGGCCACACTTGCCCTGCTTGCTGTTAGTGTACTCCCGTATAACCTCTATGGATTTGACGTGACTTGTCTGCCTTTTCTTCGTTGACTTTTTCTATAATTTATAGTATTATACTTTATAGTAAAGGGGGGATGATATGTATGTCATCCATTGATTTAGTGATTTTGGGGATTGTGCTGGAAAAGCCCCAAAGTGCCTATGACATTCAAAAAGATATTGAGTACCACAATTTCTCCCGCTGGACAAAAATCAGCATCCCATCTATCTACAAAAAAGTGCTCCAACTAAAAGAAAAAGGCTATCTTACGAGCGATGTGGTAAAGGGAGAGCGGTTTGCTGAAAAGGCAATTTACTCGATTACCGATGCCGGGAGAGCCTACTTTGAAACGCTGATGGACACTATCGCTGAACAGAATGTGCCGCTTACCTTTGACTTCAATGTGGTGATTACGAACCTCAACAAAATGGATCGCCCTCATGCCCAAGCCCTTGTCAGCAAGCTGCGGAAAAGTATTCTTGCATCTGCGGAAAAAAACGAGGGGTATGCACAGCAATATGCAGACATTCCCTTGGTAGGCCGGACAATCTTTGACCAACAGCGCCTTTTGTATCAAGCGCTGTTGGCATGGCTGGATTCTTTTTCGACCCAGTTTTCCGAAGAAGGGAACGCCACGTAATGGCACGAAGTACCCTAACGGTATTCTTTGAAAATCCATTTTGGGTCGGGGTCTACGAGCGTGTTGACGGCGATCGATATGAGGTTTGCAAAATTACTTTTGGAGCGGAGCCAAAGGACTATGAGGTATGGGATTTCCTGCTCAAAAATTGGAGCAAGTTGAAATTCAGCCCACCCATCAAAGCTGAACGAGTTGAGGAGCGGAAGATCAATCCCAAACGAATGCAGCGGGAGATCCACAGTAAGTTGCAGGAGCCCGGAATTGGGACAAAGGCACAGCAGGCATTGAAATTGCAGCATGAACAAAACAAATTGGAGCGTAAAACCATAAGCCGTGAGCAGCGGGAAGCAGAAAAAGAACGGCAATATGAATTACGCCCACAGAAAAAGCGGGATAAACATCGGGGCCGCTGAATGGGGGGATCAACACGGAAAAACGAGATTGGATTTTATGCCCGGCGTGTGGCAGCAAAACACGCCTGCAAATACGGTCAGATACCGAACTGATACACTTTCCTCTGTACTGCCCCAAGTGCAAGAAAGAGTCATTGATCAATGTAAAACAGCAAACGGTATTGGTTATCAAAGAGCCAGACGCTTTAACGCAGAGCCGATAACACAGGATCAAATCCTGATGTTATCGGCTTTTTCATGTTTATATCGCCTTATTATCTGCCCGGCGGCAGAAAAGAAAAAACCGCCGTGGGCAGATCATTCACTATGCTCTAAGGCAGGACACGGCGGTATCCGGGAGGTATCGCCGTGTCCTTTTCCTTTTTCCATCCGCCTAATCTGTCAAAAAAGCCCGTCCGCACTATGGGGACAGTCCGGCAGCGGATGCGAAATATGGCAGTACCTAAATAAATTTGTCATTTCATGCGCTTACGTGTCGCCTTGCCACACAGGCGCATTTCATTTTCTTTACTTTGGGACAACTTGTCCCAAAGTAAGTCCCCGCTGCCGATCCCCACCAGCTTCGTTCAGATCGCCCATTCACAAAAATCTGAACGGAGGTACATAAAATGACTACCATCAATCTCAAAGACTTTTACCCTTGGTACACCCAGGATGAATATACGGAAGTTTCCGATGAAGTGGCAGAAGAACTGAGAGCCAACAAGCGGTATGAGGCCGCCTATCGCCGCCGTGTGACCCGCAACAAGGCACAATACTCCTTGGACTGTGACGACGGGATCAAGTATTCCGCCTGTGTCTTTGAGCCGTCCCCGGAGGAATTGGTGCTGCGAGCAGAACGATTTTTCTATCTTTGGAACGCATTGAACACCCTACCCGAGATGCAGGGACACCGTGTGGAGGCTTGTGTCATTGCCGACAAAAGCTATGCCGAGGTTGGTCGGGCCGAGGGCGTACATAGCGGCTCGGTGCGCGGCTCCGTCCTGCGGGGCCTTGAGAGCATGAAAGAATATCTGAAAGAAAACTGGTAATGACGGTTAAAATCATCCGATGTTTTGTCCTTGGTGTATGAGGGGTGAACTTTGGGACAAGTTGTCCCAAAGTCCCCCTCATGGGAAAGAACCGAGGGGCGGTGCTGTGCGCCGTCCCTTGGTTTTTATCTATCTGTGCGAAAGGAGGCGTAATGCCGGAGCAGTACACCTATCAAGTGGGCAAAATCAATTTCATTGTTACCCCGGTCTATAAGGACAAGCGGTCGGGCGAAACGATGAAAGACATCCTCTTAAAGCTCATGCTGGCAGACTTGGAAAGCGGCGACATCCTTAACATCGGGGGTAAGCGGAGGTACAATATACTTGGAAATACTGATTGTCCGACACTCGAGGAAGGAGGCAATTTTGAAACTGTCGGATAATCACAAGCTTGGCACGCCGCCCTCTACTGTCGGCTGAGCCGTGATGATAATATGGACACCGAGTCCAACAGCATCCAAAATCAGAAGAAATTACTGCAAAAGGTAGCGCGGGAAAAAGGCTATACGGACACCTTGTTTTTCGTGGACGATGGCATTACCGGCACCACCATGAAGCGGCCCGGATTTCAGAAAATGCTGACCGCAATCGAGGCCGGGTACATATCGGCTGTATTTGTCAAAGACCTCTCCCGGTTGGGCCGCAACTACATAGAGGTCGGCAAGCTGACAGAGGAATTTTTCTCGCAGTACGATGTGCGCTTGGTTGCCGTTTCCGATGGTGTGGATAGTGATGAGGGCGAGGATGATTTCACCCCGTTCAAGAACATTATGAATAATTTGTTTTGCTTTTCAACGATGCTTACCAACATCCCATGCAACGGCGCACCATACAGCATTTAGAGCTAAAATAATTAAGGGTCAAGTCCTTAACCATTTAAGGCACTTGACCTGAAAAGAAAACACCTGTAACAATCTCGCTACGAGAGCGGCTGTTACAGGCGTTTTCTTTTTGGGGGTGTAGTTTGTTGCCCGTTGTATTGCAAATGCGAGAGAACGCACGAGAGTAGGCAAGAGCGGCAACTATGAGGACAGGTAATAGTTATCTGCATTATCTAGCTTACTCATTAACTGGCGGATTTTGTGCCGTCCCCATACTTTAATGCCTAGTTGCCTTGCTTCGCTTTCCGCTTGTGCTGTAAGTGTGCTTGTAGTGATAATCACCGCTATATCACACTCATAAATTGCCTTCCCCTTGTAGGTCTGACCTATGGCAACAGCATCTACCTTTGTGCTATTCCAGCGTTTGCATTGAAAACCCCAGTTTATATCATCTTTTTGTGCTGTAATATCTATGCCGTGGTCGCCAGAGGCGGAAGTAACCTGTATATTGTCCCACCCATTAACACGGAGTAGGTCGGCGCAAAAATGCTCGAAATCTACACCGCTCATTTTATCTATAAAGATAATTGTGCAAGAAGGTAAATTTAAATCATTTTCATAATCGTTCCCATCATCCTCTTCGCTCTCACCATATATTCCCAATCGCTCTTTCAGGTGAATAAACCACTCACGATTATTCAGCCTAAAAATCCATTTAACAAGAAACCACAGCCCTTTGAAGAAGAAATAGTAAAAGGCAACGCAAAGTAGTAACAAATCTTTTATGCAGTAGTAGATGATGACAAGTAGCTGAAAACAATGCCTATTAAATCCTCGATAACTATTCTTGTGCAAATAAAAAGGCAATCGTTCTGTCCAGTCCATCTCAATAATTTTAAGCAACTTCATAGTACACCTCTTTTGCTATATGGGCAAAATGATCCAAAAAATATCTTGCGTAATGGTGTAGTTTAATAGCCAATCCCCTTCAGGCCAAATAGATTATGAAACCTTACGCTGGGTCTGATATTTCAAATACCTGTGTTTTTCAACCAGTCTATCGACTTCCTCTATACCCTTATATTTCCGTTAAGAGTTCCGTCGGAGTTGATTATAATACTCTCCAATCCTGCAATTTTTTCTTCTCGGGTTATTGTCTTGAATTTCTTACGCCATAGTTCCCTCTGCTCTTGTAGGTATTCTATGGTTTTATTTACTGCCGCTATATCCTCCTGGACTTCCTCATTAGAGCGTGATAGCTGCTTTATTGCAAACAACAATCGTTCTTCCTCCATTTTTAGCGGTTCTGTCCGTTCATCTAACTGCGCTTTGCTAAACATATCGGACATATACAGGTCTAAAAGTTTGTCTTTCTGCGCTGTTATCTGTGCAAGCTGTTCTTTCATATCGTTTACTTGCTCGGCAGTCTGCTTATCAATCTGGCTTTCCAGCGCCGCCCGGATACCCTCTAATTCTTCCATACCTCTAGAAAACCGGAAGAGCAGACCGTTACCGAATGCCCTGCTTTGCATATAGTGGTTTATCTTCGTTTCTGAAACATTGGGGTTACTGCATAGCATGACCCGGTTTCCGTCTTTATCCCTGCTCATGGTACGCTTTGTCTTGCATGCGTATGTCCGTACCCTGCCGCCCACCGACTTGATATAGTCGCTACCAGAAGAAAAGTAATGTGCGCCGCAACAGCCGCACACTAATTTCCCTGCAAAGTCCGTCTTGCCTGTGTATATGCCCCTGCGCTCCTTGTGCTGTACCTTGCTCTCAAGCGTTCTCTGCGCTTTTTCAAAGGTAGCCATATCCACAATAGCGGGAACCTTATCCGTTTCAAATATCACGGCTCTGCCCGTTTCTCGTACAGGGTGTTTTTCAAAGATTAGACCCGTTGTAAACTTCTTTCTTACCCCTCGCCCCGTGTAGGTTTCATTCCGTAGCATTATCAGCAGACTTCTTCCGCTGAATGGCTTTCCCTGCCGTGTCAATATGCCACGCTCCGTCAAATACTCGCTTATTCTCTGTACCCCCATACCCTTATTGGCGTACAGGTCGAATATCAGCCGCACAACCTCTGACTCGTTCTCTCTTATCTCCAGCCTGTTCTCCGGCTTTGGATAATACTTATAGCCGTACAGGTTGCCGTGAGTATGGATATTCCCCCGCTTGATACCCTCCTGTATGCCAAACAGCACTTTGCGGTTCTTGTCCCTGCTCTCGTTCTCGTCCAGCACCTGCAACATCTGGACTACCATAATATCGGCGTCCCGCTCGGTAGATAAGCCTGTGTCTACAAAGTCCACATATACGCCATTCTTGCGGAGCGTTTTCAAAAGCATATCGGCGCTGACATTCCGGGCAAACCGGCTGGTATTCTTTATCAAAATACGGCTGAACTTCGGCTTGCCTATAATGCGGAATAAATCACCGTCCATTTGCGCTTTGTCAATCCCTGCGTCTAAAATCATCTTGTCAAACTCCGGGCGCTTTAGGCTCGTACCGCTACGCCCCCGATCTGTATATAGGTGGACAAGTTCATAGTTTCCGTTTGCCCCGAACTCCCGCTGAAAATAGGCAATCTGGTTTTCAAAAGAAGTCAACTGCTCTTTGTCTTTTGTGCTGACACGGCAGTATGCACATACCTTAATCCTTGCCATGCCCCAACATCCTCTCTTTTCTTTTTCTTATGGCATTATAGAGCGTCCCCTGTGCAATCCCGCATACTTCGCATATCTCGGAAATGCTGTGGGTCTGTGCATCGTATAATTTTAACGCCTTATCTATCGTCTTTTGGTCTTTGGGCGGTCTGCCGCCTTTACGCCCTCGCGCTCTCGCCGCTTGCAAACCTTCATTTGTCCTCTGTACAGTCAAGTCACGTTCAAATTGGCATAAAGCGGATAGAACAGTAAGGAGCAGTTTGCCGGTGGGGGTGCTAATGTCAATACTCTCTTTCAGGCTGACAAATATCACACCGCGCCTATCAAACTGCTCCACTAAGTTAAGTAAATCCTTTGTAGACCGCCCCAATCGTGAAAGGCTTTCAACAACCACACTGTCACCCGCCCGGAGCTTGTCTAACATTCTATTTAGTTCAGGCCTATCCCGTTTTGTGCCTGTTATTTTTTCAGTCAGAAGTTCATCAATGCCATAGTTGTTCAGGGCATCAATCTGTCTGTTTAGGTTCTGCTCTTCTGTGCTTACCCGCGCATATCCAAAAGTCATATTGCCATCCCGCCTTTACAAATAACTATTTACAAAAATACAATAACATCCTATTTCCTGTTTTACAAGTAAATTTTAACTATTTTTATGCTTGTATTTTGCGGGACAAAAATAGATTAAACTAAGTATAGGAAAGGAGATGGGCGAGCGTGTTTATTATTCAAAAGAACGGAGCCTCTAATAAAACTATCCGAATGCCAAATGCTCTTATTGAGCAGTTAGACGAGTTGGCCGCGAGTGAAGATATATCCTTTAACCAACTTGTGGTTCAGTGTTGTGAATACGCTCTTGCCAACCTTCCTGTAAACAACGGAAAGATTACCTGCACAGAGCAGTTTATAAGCAAAAAGAAGCAAATAAAAGCTGAGTTTCAAAAATATATGGCGAAACGCTCAAACGCAAATGAAGCAACTATACTACAAATATTTTCTGATGCTATATACGCTACCCAGCACCGCCATGCTGACCTTGGCATAGATTTGTATAGTGTTCTAATTGGCAAAGTAGATATAGACGAGTATCGTAATGCACTCGAAAAATATTTTATAAAAATTGGAAGGCAGAACCCTGAATATCATGCCCGCAACTATGCTAACTGTACCAAGCAGTTAAAAGAGTTTATGGAAGAAACTGAATTGATTTGAAAAAAGGCCGAAATAAAGACGAGAATACTATTTGGGCAATTATCCTATTGTTTTATCACTCAAAACCGGCCCCCCTCCCACCTGTTCAAAGCCTATGCAAGTACAAGCTGTTTTGTTCAGTCTCACTGTGTATCATCTTCCTGTTTACTGATCTGCAAAGGCAAACCATGCGGATTTTCCGCTTATTGCACAGGCTTTCGTAGTATTACAATATTCGATTGTTTTTTGTAACTTTTATTGAGCGTATGAGTATACCCGTTATCCGCTATTTTGCAATTACAAAAAATTTTACAAAAAACAATCTACATTTTTCCTCCGATTTTTATAATTTTATGCTACTCAATTTTAGCGGGGTGCTTGTCTTACGCATGTTTATCTTTTTAATTTAATGTCTAATTTTTCCAAAAACGAAACTACATATAAAAATCAGGAAGCGGCTATGCAGTTTAACACTGTATAGCTGTTTTTAGTCCTCCAACTCATCTTCTCCAACAAAAATAATGACCTTTGCCCCCTGTGGTACTTTCGCTAATTCCGATTTCCTCGGCTGGCCGAAAAACAAATAGTATTCCTGGTTGCTGTACGCTTTCCGCTCCAACCACTTTAGGCGTTTCAATAAGGTCTTACTTTGCATTTAAACTGTCCTCCAATCGTTCCATCCGAGTCAGTATATCTCTGTTGTCTGCATAACGGGCAGCATAGTTGAAAATAAGCTCCGTTGCCCTTAATTTCGCATTTGTTGATGTTTTTGGATCATTCAATATATCAATGACTTTTCCTACAGCTACTTCCAAATGGCTTGAAAGTTGCGTCCACGCCGCATTTACAATTTTCGTTTTCATTTGCTCTAAAGCATACTGAAAATCATCATTTTTCAAATAATTATAGCCCGTTGTGCGGTTGATGCCTGCTACTCGGCAGGCTTGCGAAAGATTGTCCGTTCTGGCATACTCCATGAGGAAAGCGGACTGCTTTACAGTTAATCCTGCAATCTTTTCAATCTCCAATAAAAACACCCCCCAAAATATTTATTGTTGGCTTTTGCTTACTTCTGCTCCTATCCTGCCTGAACTCAAAATATGTGTGCATTAGCAAAGTTGGAAGTATTGGGCTTACTTTGCGTACTCTCGCGCCCGCTCTTGCTGTATTCCACATCTTCTAATACATCAATAGCAGCCATAGTGTCTGTGGCAATCTCGCCTTGCTGTGACAGCGAGATAGGCAACTGCATGCTGTCCTCTTGCTTGCTTTCTACTGGTTTTAGTACAGGTTTGGCAGGAGTTTCAGTTATTTTTTGTGGCTTTGAATAGAAATCCAAAATTTCCGAAATCCTGTTATCAGGTGTGCATTTCTGTTTCATCTTGCACTCTGCAAAGTTCACCAAGCAGGCCATAGTGTAGTTTCTTTGTTCAGAAACAAATTTGTTATGAAACATTTACATATCCTCATTCTGGCCTAAAGCGGTGGTTGGTTCTTCCATCGGCTTGCTGTATACTCCATCGAAGTAATACCCGGTAGCCTGTTCTGCGGCATCCTGACTTACCCTCTCATTTGCCTGTTTCAGCATAGCATCACCAATAATGGCATTGAGGTAGAACGGTGCAATCTCTTTGTCAAGCCTATCTAACTTTTCCGCCTTTTCCTCATAAAATCGCTTTTCCCAAACGCTCGTGGCATTTGCGGCCGCTTTAGTGTAGTACGGCTTTACATCTTCTCTTACGTCCCCATCGTTTGCTAAGAACATAATTGCTCTTGCACCAACCTGGGTATTGATGTACTCGTCCAGAATACGCCTGATTAAAGCGGGCTGTCCTTGGCACTCGTTGAGAATGCGGGTCTTAATAAGCGTTTGCAAAAACTGTAAATCTGCTATGTCACGCTTAGAAAGGTTATGGGTAAAGTTCGTATTTTTAATTGTGGTATACTGCGCCATCCTCTTGCTGATTTCGCCATTATTCTCTGCAACTGCCAAAGCCAACATATCCCGCCATTCACGGTTAAACTGGAAAATAGTTTCTTTCAGCCACTTATCCGTATATCCCTTATCCCGTTGTTCCTGCTTTAGCCCATCTACCACCTTACCATAAAGATTTTGCCCAATAAGATCTTTAAGTTGATACTGTTTCATGCTTGACCCTCCATATTTCATATACTGTTGCAAAATATAATTACCGTCCCTGTTCTATAAACCCTTTATTATTACATTACAATTCAGTCCCCAAAATCAACCGCTCCCAAAGCACCTTATATACCATATTTGAAGTGTTTTTCTTAAAAGTTCCCCAAACGAAGAAGCGTACAATTTTGCACCTTAGACCCTGCGCAAAATTGTACTCTGCTCCTCTATATATTCAGTTACTTGCTTCACACGCTCCACTGTCTTTAAATGCTGCTTGCTATATCGGCAATCTGGGGTATGCTTTCTCATGCTCTGAATAATATGTTCCGCACAACTACTCGCACCGTACCCGTTGACCAAAATATGCAGGTGCGGTGCGACAGTAGTGTTTGGCGCTAACTTTTTGATTTCACCCGTGTTTGGGTCTTTCCTCCATATTTTCTGTTGACAAATAAATTGTTTTTTGCCGCCCTTATTTTTTGGTTTGTTATAGCTCATTTTGCCGACGTACTCTGAGCTGGTAACAGACAAGCCAAGGATAATATTGATACTTTCTCCTTGTTTTTTCTTCCAACGCATACAGACCGCCCGAAGCCTGTTTAGTTCTCGTTCTCCATCCTCCATACCTCCAAATTTGCGGGGGTCATTGAGAAAATAGGCTGTATTTACTTTCTCTCGCATAATATCCCCGCCTTACTTATAGCTATATTATATAGTCCTTTTGTTGCGCCGTAAACTTATATTGCGCTGTTTTCATAAAGTTCTACACCCAATAGGTTCTTTCCTTAGAAAAAACTTTGTCCCATTTTAGCTACTTTGCACAAAATAAAATTGAGCCACAAAAG
This genomic window from Pusillibacter faecalis contains:
- a CDS encoding RNA polymerase sigma factor, translating into MTTINLKDFYPWYTQDEYTEVSDEVAEELRANKRYEAAYRRRVTRNKAQYSLDCDDGIKYSACVFEPSPEELVLRAERFFYLWNALNTLPEMQGHRVEACVIADKSYAEVGRAEGVHSGSVRGSVLRGLESMKEYLKENW
- a CDS encoding PadR family transcriptional regulator; translated protein: MSSIDLVILGIVLEKPQSAYDIQKDIEYHNFSRWTKISIPSIYKKVLQLKEKGYLTSDVVKGERFAEKAIYSITDAGRAYFETLMDTIAEQNVPLTFDFNVVITNLNKMDRPHAQALVSKLRKSILASAEKNEGYAQQYADIPLVGRTIFDQQRLLYQALLAWLDSFSTQFSEEGNAT
- a CDS encoding YjdF family protein, whose amino-acid sequence is MARSTLTVFFENPFWVGVYERVDGDRYEVCKITFGAEPKDYEVWDFLLKNWSKLKFSPPIKAERVEERKINPKRMQREIHSKLQEPGIGTKAQQALKLQHEQNKLERKTISREQREAEKERQYELRPQKKRDKHRGR
- a CDS encoding recombinase family protein, translating into MTFGYARVSTEEQNLNRQIDALNNYGIDELLTEKITGTKRDRPELNRMLDKLRAGDSVVVESLSRLGRSTKDLLNLVEQFDRRGVIFVSLKESIDISTPTGKLLLTVLSALCQFERDLTVQRTNEGLQAARARGRKGGRPPKDQKTIDKALKLYDAQTHSISEICEVCGIAQGTLYNAIRKRKERMLGHGKD
- a CDS encoding recombinase family protein translates to MDTESNSIQNQKKLLQKVAREKGYTDTLFFVDDGITGTTMKRPGFQKMLTAIEAGYISAVFVKDLSRLGRNYIEVGKLTEEFFSQYDVRLVAVSDGVDSDEGEDDFTPFKNIMNNLFCFSTMLTNIPCNGAPYSI
- a CDS encoding cysteine-rich KTR domain-containing protein, which codes for MNTEKRDWILCPACGSKTRLQIRSDTELIHFPLYCPKCKKESLINVKQQTVLVIKEPDALTQSR
- a CDS encoding YlcI/YnfO family protein — encoded protein: MFIIQKNGASNKTIRMPNALIEQLDELAASEDISFNQLVVQCCEYALANLPVNNGKITCTEQFISKKKQIKAEFQKYMAKRSNANEATILQIFSDAIYATQHRHADLGIDLYSVLIGKVDIDEYRNALEKYFIKIGRQNPEYHARNYANCTKQLKEFMEETELI
- a CDS encoding recombinase family protein, with the protein product MARIKVCAYCRVSTKDKEQLTSFENQIAYFQREFGANGNYELVHLYTDRGRSGTSLKRPEFDKMILDAGIDKAQMDGDLFRIIGKPKFSRILIKNTSRFARNVSADMLLKTLRKNGVYVDFVDTGLSTERDADIMVVQMLQVLDENESRDKNRKVLFGIQEGIKRGNIHTHGNLYGYKYYPKPENRLEIRENESEVVRLIFDLYANKGMGVQRISEYLTERGILTRQGKPFSGRSLLIMLRNETYTGRGVRKKFTTGLIFEKHPVRETGRAVIFETDKVPAIVDMATFEKAQRTLESKVQHKERRGIYTGKTDFAGKLVCGCCGAHYFSSGSDYIKSVGGRVRTYACKTKRTMSRDKDGNRVMLCSNPNVSETKINHYMQSRAFGNGLLFRFSRGMEELEGIRAALESQIDKQTAEQVNDMKEQLAQITAQKDKLLDLYMSDMFSKAQLDERTEPLKMEEERLLFAIKQLSRSNEEVQEDIAAVNKTIEYLQEQRELWRKKFKTITREEKIAGLESIIINSDGTLNGNIRV
- a CDS encoding restriction endonuclease — translated: MKLLKIIEMDWTERLPFYLHKNSYRGFNRHCFQLLVIIYYCIKDLLLLCVAFYYFFFKGLWFLVKWIFRLNNREWFIHLKERLGIYGESEEDDGNDYENDLNLPSCTIIFIDKMSGVDFEHFCADLLRVNGWDNIQVTSASGDHGIDITAQKDDINWGFQCKRWNSTKVDAVAIGQTYKGKAIYECDIAVIITTSTLTAQAESEARQLGIKVWGRHKIRQLMSKLDNADNYYLSS